From Myotis daubentonii chromosome 15, mMyoDau2.1, whole genome shotgun sequence, one genomic window encodes:
- the FFAR1 gene encoding free fatty acid receptor 1 — translation MDLPPQLSFALYVAAFALGFPLNVLAIGGAVAHARLRLTPSLVYALHLGCSDLLLAASLPLKAVEALAAGAWPLPAPLCPAFALAHFAPLYAGGGFLAALSAGRYLGAAFPLGYQAVRRPCYSWGVCVAIWALVLCHLGLVFGLEAPGGWMDNTTSSLGINTPVNGSPVCLEAWDPASAGPARLSLSLLLFFLPLTITAFCYVGCLRALASSGLSHRRKLRAAWVAGGALLTLLLCLGPYNASNVAGFLHPDMGGRWRKLGLLTGAWSVVLNPLVTGYLGRGIGRGTSCGTRIKGGTSQK, via the coding sequence ATGGACCTGCCCCCGCAGCTCTCCTTTGCCCTTTATGTGGCCGCCTTTGCACTGGGCTTCCCACTCAATGTCCTGGCCATTGGGGGCGCTGTGGCCCACGCCCGGCTCCGCCTCACTCCCAGCCTTGTCTATGCcctccacctgggctgctcaGACCTATTGCTGGCGGCTTCTCTTCCCCTGAAGGCGGTGGAGGCCCTGGCTGCGGGAGCCTGGCCTCTGCCGGCCCCGCTCTGTCCTGCCTTTGCCCTGGCCCACTTTGCTCCGCTCTATGCGGGTGGCGGCTTCCTGGCTGCCCTGAGTGCTGGCCGTTACCTAGGAGCCGCCTTCCCCTTGGGCTACCAAGCTGTTAGGAGGCCCTGCTATTCCTGGGGCGTGTGTGTGGCCATATGGGCCCTTGTCCTCTGTCACCTGGGGCTGGTCTTTGGGTTGGAGGCTCCGGGAGGCTGGATGGACAATACCACCAGCTCCCTAGGCATCAACACACCAGTCAATGGCTCTCCAGTCTGCCTGGAGGCCTGGGACCCAGCCTCAGCAGGCCCTGCTCgcctcagcctctctctcctgctcttctTTCTGCCCCTGACCATCACAGCCTTCTGCTACGTGGGCTGCCTCCGGGCACTGGCCAGCTCAGGCCTGAGTCACAGACGGAAACTAAGAGCAGCGTGGGTGGCTGGCGGGGCACTGCTCACACTGCTGCTCTGCTTGGGACCCTACAatgcctccaatgtggctggctTCTTGCACCCCGACATGGGAGGCCgctggaggaagctggggctccTCACAGGTGCTTGGAGCGTGGTGCTCAACCCATTGGTGACCGGCTACTTGGGAAGGGGGATTGGCCGGGGGACATCATGTGGGACAAGAATCAAAGGGGGTACATCTCAGAAGTAG
- the CD22 gene encoding B-cell receptor CD22 isoform X2, giving the protein MHFLGPLFLLLEYLAFSNSSTWNFEHPATLYAWEGACVWIPCRYTIPGYGMVLENLTVYQNYVFDDKTKGYNGTILYESTKSQMPVSPERVKFLGDNKSNCTLRIHPVKAQDNGQLGLRMTSKSGKWMEKIVLNVSNSPKLEVSPKEVNVTEDDPVTMTCQVISSYPEYQTLSWLKDGIPMTEQETLQREQKILKLTLPKVTKQMRGKYHCQARNDVGSATSEVVLQVHYAPEPSRVQIFSSPAKEGTSVKLTCISQANPPPTNYTWYHNSNEVWRGTDETFEIPQVRLRHAGNYYCIAQNSIGRGHVDQDAELDVQYSPKEVTMVIQNPTPIREGDNVTLFCNYNSSNPSVTRYEWSPHGSWKELVPGVLRIQKVAWNAMPFTCAACNLWCSWAQPVSLQVQYAPRDVKVLWIGPRSEIHSGHAVLLRCNFSSSRPTDVHFFWKKNGIFLKEGRELSFGSISPEDAGSYSCVVSNSIGQSTSEALVLPVLYAPRRLRVSISPKDSVMEGKKAVLTCESDANPPISHYTWFDWNNQNLHHDHQKLRLDPVKVQHSGAYWCQGGNRLGVDRSPPSTLTVYYSPQTISRRVALGLGLCLVILFLAFLGVRFQGSWKRIQSQQGPQENSSGQSFFVRNNKIRRAPLPEGPQSLGCYNPMVEDSISYATLRFPVGETDPPRIGDAGTPEVHRPSLNRDNTVTYSVVQKPRVGDYENVIPDVPEDDGIHYSELVHLGLGERPLRQEGVEYVTLKH; this is encoded by the exons ATGCATTTCCTTGGCCCCTTGTTCCTGCTCCTCG AATACTTGGCTTTTTCAAACTCAAGCACATGGAACTTTGAGCACCCGGCCACCCTCTATGCCTGGGAGGGAGCCTGTGTCTGGATTCCCTGCCGCTACACAATCCCAGGGTATGGAATGGTCCTGGAAAACCTGACTGTGTACCAGAATTATGTGTTTGACGACAAGACCAAGGGCTACAATGGGACAATCCTCTATGAGAGTACAAAGTCACAGATGCCTGTCTCTCCGGAAAGAGTGAAATTCCTGGGAGACAACAAATCCAACTGCACCCTTCGCATCCACCCTGTAAAAGCCCAAGACAACGGTCAGCTGGGGCTGAGGATGACATCGAAGAGTGGAAAGTGGATGGAGAAAATAGTCCTCAACGTCTCCA ACTCCCCAAAGTTGGAGGTTAGTCCCAAAGAAGTCAATGTAACAGAGGATGACCCGGTGACCATGACGTGCCAGGTCATCAGCAGCTACCCAGAGTACCAGACTCTTTCCTGGCTCAAGGATGGAATCCCCATGACAGAGCAGGAGACACTGCAGAGGGAGCAGAAGATTCTCAAGCTAACTCTGCCTAAAGTGACCAAACAGATGCGTGGAAAGTATCACTGCCAGGCCCGCAACGATGTGGGCTCAGCAACATCAGAAGTGGTCCTCCAAGTGCACT ATGCTCCAGAACCTTCCAGGGTTCAGATCTTCTCCTCACCAGCTAAGGAGGGAACTAGTGTAAAGCTGACTTGTATATCACAGGCCAATCCTCCTCCAACCAATTATACCTGGTATCACAATAGCAATGAAGTGTGGAGAGGGACAGATGAGACCTTCGAGATCCCACAGGTCCGCCTCAGGCACGCTGGGAATTATTACTGCATAGCACAAAACAGTATTGGTCGTGGACACGTTGACCAGGATGCTGAGTTGGATGTCCAAT ATTCCCCCAAGGAGGTAACCATGGTGATTCAAAATCCTACACCAATTCGAGAAGGAGACAATGTGACCCTGTTCTGTAACTATAATTCCAGTAACCCTAGCGTTACCAGATATGAATGGAGTCCCCACGGCTCCTGGAAAGAGCTAGTACCTGGGGTGCTAAGGATTCAAAAAGTTGCCTGGAATGCCATGCCATTCACCTGTGCAGCCTGTAACCTGTGGTGTTCGTGGGCTCAACCTGTCAGCCTGCAGGTCCAGT ATGCCCCCAGAGATGTCAAGGTCCTGTGGATTGGCCCCCGTTCTGAGATTCACTCCGGACACGCAGTCCTCCTCCGATGTAACTTCTCTAGCAGCCGTCCCACGGACGTCCACTTCTTCTGGAAGAAGAATGGGATCTttctgaaggaaggaagggaactgAGCTTTGGCTCCATCTCCCCGGAAGATGCTGGAAGTTACAGCTGCGTGGTCAGCAACTCCATAGGACAGAGCACATCCGAGGCCTTGGTGCTCCCAGTGCTGT ATGCACCTAGGAGGCTACGGGTGTCCATTAGCCCTAAAGACAGTGTGATGGAGGGGAAGAAAGCAGTCCTGACGTGTGAGAGTGATGCCAACCCTCCCATCTCCCACTACACCTGGTTTGACTGGAATAACCAGAACCTCCACCATGATCATCAGAAGCTGAGATTGGATCCTGTGAAGGTCCAGCACTCAGGCGCCTATTGGTGCCAGGGGGGCAACCGACTGGGTGTGGACCGGTCGCCCCCTAGCACCCTCACTGTCTACT ATAGCCCACAGACCATCAGCCGGCGAGTGGCCCTGGGACTGGGGCTGTGCCTGGTCATCCTCTTCCTGGCATTCCTGGGAGTCAGGTTTCAGGGAAG CTGGAAGAGGATTCAGAGCCAGCAAGGGCCTCAGGAAAATTCCAGTGGGCAGAGCTTCTTTGTGAGGAATAACAAG ATTAGAAGAgcccccctccctgaaggcccCCAGTCCCTGGGCTGCTACAATCCGATGGTGGAAGATTCCATCAGCTATGCGACGCTGCGCTTCCCTGTCGGCGAGACGGACCCACCGAGGATTGG GGATGCAGGGACCCCAGAGGTGCACAGACCTTCCCTAAACAGGGACAACACGGTCACTTACTCGGTGGTGCAGAAGCCTCGAGTG GGCGACTATGAGAACGTGATTCCAGATGTTCCAGAAGACGATGGGATACATTACTCGGAGCTGGTTCATTTGGGGCTTGGGGAGCGGCCTCTGAGACAGGAAGGAGTGGAGTACGTGACCCTAAAGCACTAA
- the CD22 gene encoding B-cell receptor CD22 isoform X1 produces MHFLGPLFLLLEYLAFSNSSTWNFEHPATLYAWEGACVWIPCRYTIPGYGMVLENLTVYQNYVFDDKTKGYNGTILYESTKSQMPVSPERVKFLGDNKSNCTLRIHPVKAQDNGQLGLRMTSKSGKWMEKIVLNVSKTAPPPRIELPPEIWESQDVTLTCMLNFACFEYQIKFRWLLEESRQHPSVPLTSLTTKTIFTQSQLTLQPQWTHHGKKLTCQVWNDTEDGLLSQETVRLDVKHSPKLEVSPKEVNVTEDDPVTMTCQVISSYPEYQTLSWLKDGIPMTEQETLQREQKILKLTLPKVTKQMRGKYHCQARNDVGSATSEVVLQVHYAPEPSRVQIFSSPAKEGTSVKLTCISQANPPPTNYTWYHNSNEVWRGTDETFEIPQVRLRHAGNYYCIAQNSIGRGHVDQDAELDVQYSPKEVTMVIQNPTPIREGDNVTLFCNYNSSNPSVTRYEWSPHGSWKELVPGVLRIQKVAWNAMPFTCAACNLWCSWAQPVSLQVQYAPRDVKVLWIGPRSEIHSGHAVLLRCNFSSSRPTDVHFFWKKNGIFLKEGRELSFGSISPEDAGSYSCVVSNSIGQSTSEALVLPVLYAPRRLRVSISPKDSVMEGKKAVLTCESDANPPISHYTWFDWNNQNLHHDHQKLRLDPVKVQHSGAYWCQGGNRLGVDRSPPSTLTVYYSPQTISRRVALGLGLCLVILFLAFLGVRFQGSWKRIQSQQGPQENSSGQSFFVRNNKIRRAPLPEGPQSLGCYNPMVEDSISYATLRFPVGETDPPRIGDAGTPEVHRPSLNRDNTVTYSVVQKPRVGDYENVIPDVPEDDGIHYSELVHLGLGERPLRQEGVEYVTLKH; encoded by the exons ATGCATTTCCTTGGCCCCTTGTTCCTGCTCCTCG AATACTTGGCTTTTTCAAACTCAAGCACATGGAACTTTGAGCACCCGGCCACCCTCTATGCCTGGGAGGGAGCCTGTGTCTGGATTCCCTGCCGCTACACAATCCCAGGGTATGGAATGGTCCTGGAAAACCTGACTGTGTACCAGAATTATGTGTTTGACGACAAGACCAAGGGCTACAATGGGACAATCCTCTATGAGAGTACAAAGTCACAGATGCCTGTCTCTCCGGAAAGAGTGAAATTCCTGGGAGACAACAAATCCAACTGCACCCTTCGCATCCACCCTGTAAAAGCCCAAGACAACGGTCAGCTGGGGCTGAGGATGACATCGAAGAGTGGAAAGTGGATGGAGAAAATAGTCCTCAACGTCTCCA AGACGGCTCCTCCACCTCGCATTGAGCTCCCTCCAGAAATCTGGGAGTCCCAAGATGTTACTCTGACCTGCATGCTGAATTTTGCCTGCTTTGAGTACCAGATCAAGTTCCGGTGGCTCCTGGAAGAGTCACGTCAACATCCCTCTGTCCCCTTGACTTCCCTGACCACCAAGACTATCTTCACCCAGAGCCAGCTCACATTGCAGCCACAGTGGACTCACCATGGCAAGAAGCTGACCTGCCAGGTCTGGAATGACACAGAAGATGGGCTGCTCTCTCAGGAAACGGTGCGGCTAGATGTGAAGC ACTCCCCAAAGTTGGAGGTTAGTCCCAAAGAAGTCAATGTAACAGAGGATGACCCGGTGACCATGACGTGCCAGGTCATCAGCAGCTACCCAGAGTACCAGACTCTTTCCTGGCTCAAGGATGGAATCCCCATGACAGAGCAGGAGACACTGCAGAGGGAGCAGAAGATTCTCAAGCTAACTCTGCCTAAAGTGACCAAACAGATGCGTGGAAAGTATCACTGCCAGGCCCGCAACGATGTGGGCTCAGCAACATCAGAAGTGGTCCTCCAAGTGCACT ATGCTCCAGAACCTTCCAGGGTTCAGATCTTCTCCTCACCAGCTAAGGAGGGAACTAGTGTAAAGCTGACTTGTATATCACAGGCCAATCCTCCTCCAACCAATTATACCTGGTATCACAATAGCAATGAAGTGTGGAGAGGGACAGATGAGACCTTCGAGATCCCACAGGTCCGCCTCAGGCACGCTGGGAATTATTACTGCATAGCACAAAACAGTATTGGTCGTGGACACGTTGACCAGGATGCTGAGTTGGATGTCCAAT ATTCCCCCAAGGAGGTAACCATGGTGATTCAAAATCCTACACCAATTCGAGAAGGAGACAATGTGACCCTGTTCTGTAACTATAATTCCAGTAACCCTAGCGTTACCAGATATGAATGGAGTCCCCACGGCTCCTGGAAAGAGCTAGTACCTGGGGTGCTAAGGATTCAAAAAGTTGCCTGGAATGCCATGCCATTCACCTGTGCAGCCTGTAACCTGTGGTGTTCGTGGGCTCAACCTGTCAGCCTGCAGGTCCAGT ATGCCCCCAGAGATGTCAAGGTCCTGTGGATTGGCCCCCGTTCTGAGATTCACTCCGGACACGCAGTCCTCCTCCGATGTAACTTCTCTAGCAGCCGTCCCACGGACGTCCACTTCTTCTGGAAGAAGAATGGGATCTttctgaaggaaggaagggaactgAGCTTTGGCTCCATCTCCCCGGAAGATGCTGGAAGTTACAGCTGCGTGGTCAGCAACTCCATAGGACAGAGCACATCCGAGGCCTTGGTGCTCCCAGTGCTGT ATGCACCTAGGAGGCTACGGGTGTCCATTAGCCCTAAAGACAGTGTGATGGAGGGGAAGAAAGCAGTCCTGACGTGTGAGAGTGATGCCAACCCTCCCATCTCCCACTACACCTGGTTTGACTGGAATAACCAGAACCTCCACCATGATCATCAGAAGCTGAGATTGGATCCTGTGAAGGTCCAGCACTCAGGCGCCTATTGGTGCCAGGGGGGCAACCGACTGGGTGTGGACCGGTCGCCCCCTAGCACCCTCACTGTCTACT ATAGCCCACAGACCATCAGCCGGCGAGTGGCCCTGGGACTGGGGCTGTGCCTGGTCATCCTCTTCCTGGCATTCCTGGGAGTCAGGTTTCAGGGAAG CTGGAAGAGGATTCAGAGCCAGCAAGGGCCTCAGGAAAATTCCAGTGGGCAGAGCTTCTTTGTGAGGAATAACAAG ATTAGAAGAgcccccctccctgaaggcccCCAGTCCCTGGGCTGCTACAATCCGATGGTGGAAGATTCCATCAGCTATGCGACGCTGCGCTTCCCTGTCGGCGAGACGGACCCACCGAGGATTGG GGATGCAGGGACCCCAGAGGTGCACAGACCTTCCCTAAACAGGGACAACACGGTCACTTACTCGGTGGTGCAGAAGCCTCGAGTG GGCGACTATGAGAACGTGATTCCAGATGTTCCAGAAGACGATGGGATACATTACTCGGAGCTGGTTCATTTGGGGCTTGGGGAGCGGCCTCTGAGACAGGAAGGAGTGGAGTACGTGACCCTAAAGCACTAA
- the CD22 gene encoding B-cell receptor CD22 isoform X3 yields MHFLGPLFLLLEYLAFSNSSTWNFEHPATLYAWEGACVWIPCRYTIPGYGMVLENLTVYQNYVFDDKTKGYNGTILYESTKSQMPVSPERVKFLGDNKSNCTLRIHPVKAQDNGQLGLRMTSKSGKWMEKIVLNVSKTAPPPRIELPPEIWESQDVTLTCMLNFACFEYQIKFRWLLEESRQHPSVPLTSLTTKTIFTQSQLTLQPQWTHHGKKLTCQVWNDTEDGLLSQETVRLDVKHSPKEVTMVIQNPTPIREGDNVTLFCNYNSSNPSVTRYEWSPHGSWKELVPGVLRIQKVAWNAMPFTCAACNLWCSWAQPVSLQVQYAPRDVKVLWIGPRSEIHSGHAVLLRCNFSSSRPTDVHFFWKKNGIFLKEGRELSFGSISPEDAGSYSCVVSNSIGQSTSEALVLPVLYAPRRLRVSISPKDSVMEGKKAVLTCESDANPPISHYTWFDWNNQNLHHDHQKLRLDPVKVQHSGAYWCQGGNRLGVDRSPPSTLTVYYSPQTISRRVALGLGLCLVILFLAFLGVRFQGSWKRIQSQQGPQENSSGQSFFVRNNKIRRAPLPEGPQSLGCYNPMVEDSISYATLRFPVGETDPPRIGDAGTPEVHRPSLNRDNTVTYSVVQKPRVGDYENVIPDVPEDDGIHYSELVHLGLGERPLRQEGVEYVTLKH; encoded by the exons ATGCATTTCCTTGGCCCCTTGTTCCTGCTCCTCG AATACTTGGCTTTTTCAAACTCAAGCACATGGAACTTTGAGCACCCGGCCACCCTCTATGCCTGGGAGGGAGCCTGTGTCTGGATTCCCTGCCGCTACACAATCCCAGGGTATGGAATGGTCCTGGAAAACCTGACTGTGTACCAGAATTATGTGTTTGACGACAAGACCAAGGGCTACAATGGGACAATCCTCTATGAGAGTACAAAGTCACAGATGCCTGTCTCTCCGGAAAGAGTGAAATTCCTGGGAGACAACAAATCCAACTGCACCCTTCGCATCCACCCTGTAAAAGCCCAAGACAACGGTCAGCTGGGGCTGAGGATGACATCGAAGAGTGGAAAGTGGATGGAGAAAATAGTCCTCAACGTCTCCA AGACGGCTCCTCCACCTCGCATTGAGCTCCCTCCAGAAATCTGGGAGTCCCAAGATGTTACTCTGACCTGCATGCTGAATTTTGCCTGCTTTGAGTACCAGATCAAGTTCCGGTGGCTCCTGGAAGAGTCACGTCAACATCCCTCTGTCCCCTTGACTTCCCTGACCACCAAGACTATCTTCACCCAGAGCCAGCTCACATTGCAGCCACAGTGGACTCACCATGGCAAGAAGCTGACCTGCCAGGTCTGGAATGACACAGAAGATGGGCTGCTCTCTCAGGAAACGGTGCGGCTAGATGTGAAGC ATTCCCCCAAGGAGGTAACCATGGTGATTCAAAATCCTACACCAATTCGAGAAGGAGACAATGTGACCCTGTTCTGTAACTATAATTCCAGTAACCCTAGCGTTACCAGATATGAATGGAGTCCCCACGGCTCCTGGAAAGAGCTAGTACCTGGGGTGCTAAGGATTCAAAAAGTTGCCTGGAATGCCATGCCATTCACCTGTGCAGCCTGTAACCTGTGGTGTTCGTGGGCTCAACCTGTCAGCCTGCAGGTCCAGT ATGCCCCCAGAGATGTCAAGGTCCTGTGGATTGGCCCCCGTTCTGAGATTCACTCCGGACACGCAGTCCTCCTCCGATGTAACTTCTCTAGCAGCCGTCCCACGGACGTCCACTTCTTCTGGAAGAAGAATGGGATCTttctgaaggaaggaagggaactgAGCTTTGGCTCCATCTCCCCGGAAGATGCTGGAAGTTACAGCTGCGTGGTCAGCAACTCCATAGGACAGAGCACATCCGAGGCCTTGGTGCTCCCAGTGCTGT ATGCACCTAGGAGGCTACGGGTGTCCATTAGCCCTAAAGACAGTGTGATGGAGGGGAAGAAAGCAGTCCTGACGTGTGAGAGTGATGCCAACCCTCCCATCTCCCACTACACCTGGTTTGACTGGAATAACCAGAACCTCCACCATGATCATCAGAAGCTGAGATTGGATCCTGTGAAGGTCCAGCACTCAGGCGCCTATTGGTGCCAGGGGGGCAACCGACTGGGTGTGGACCGGTCGCCCCCTAGCACCCTCACTGTCTACT ATAGCCCACAGACCATCAGCCGGCGAGTGGCCCTGGGACTGGGGCTGTGCCTGGTCATCCTCTTCCTGGCATTCCTGGGAGTCAGGTTTCAGGGAAG CTGGAAGAGGATTCAGAGCCAGCAAGGGCCTCAGGAAAATTCCAGTGGGCAGAGCTTCTTTGTGAGGAATAACAAG ATTAGAAGAgcccccctccctgaaggcccCCAGTCCCTGGGCTGCTACAATCCGATGGTGGAAGATTCCATCAGCTATGCGACGCTGCGCTTCCCTGTCGGCGAGACGGACCCACCGAGGATTGG GGATGCAGGGACCCCAGAGGTGCACAGACCTTCCCTAAACAGGGACAACACGGTCACTTACTCGGTGGTGCAGAAGCCTCGAGTG GGCGACTATGAGAACGTGATTCCAGATGTTCCAGAAGACGATGGGATACATTACTCGGAGCTGGTTCATTTGGGGCTTGGGGAGCGGCCTCTGAGACAGGAAGGAGTGGAGTACGTGACCCTAAAGCACTAA